A DNA window from Trypanosoma brucei brucei TREU927 chromosome 10, whole genome shotgun sequence contains the following coding sequences:
- a CDS encoding fatty acyl CoA synthetase, putative (similar to Long-chain-fatty-acid--CoA ligase 4 (EC 6.2.1.3) (Long-chain acyl-CoAsynthetase 4) (LACS 4). (Swiss-Prot:O35547) (Rattus norvegicus); similar to GB:AAM68991.1: long chain fatty acyl CoA synthetase 6 {Leishmania major}), producing the protein MGGCVASLIESRNTKSLVDNDDILQYNKLPCQIRVVAGTEREDASPVYRKFDVTDEDFEKMSHDAYHGEPLIQLIREICGLRGEKVAMAYRNMQRVERNVVKDASGKSKTMDMYVFSPGRRNISYKQLWETVENFSKGLCEIGLQERQCLALFEETRWEWYASLLSAWCHNMIVATVYANLGEDALRYALREAQCGCIICNGKNVPVLLDKVKLKEMGNPVVIYLDDLPTNVDIMDLRVYKWSTVVEMGAKSEKAQLNIPTCENCDDTALIMYTSGTTGDPKGVVHTHGSLASGVYALSIRLSEVFGDPRDDETYCSYLPLAHIMELAVLSILMLRGCLIGFGSPRTITNTFSKPHGDLVEYRPFVLSAVPRVFDTIKKNVEAMLPSPGSIKRTVFERGYQARLKALRDGKETPYLNEKVFNKVRQATGGNVRLYFSGGAPLSPATQEFINVVLGTVIQGWGLTETVCCGGTQFPGSLESESIGRMIDTVELRLLDTPEYRHTDKPEPRGEILLRGPFLFKEYYKQKALTEEVIDSEGWFHTGDVGCVSKNGTLRIIGRVKALVKNSNGEYLALESLEATYGQNKLCTPNGVCVLVHPQRSYIAALALTTEQLIMPFAKEHKIRGTYPEILENVELRKKVCESFQETGRAAGKKSFEIVRDVRLLSDEWTPENGVLTAAAKLKRRIIDERYKELIEEIFRNDV; encoded by the coding sequence atgggtgGCTGCGTTGCATCCCTTATTGAGAGCAGAAACACAAAATCTCTTGTCGATAACGATGACATTCTGCAATACAACAAACTGCCATGCCAAATCCGTGTAGTTGCGGGAACAGAACGGGAGGATGCATCACCGGTCTACCGTAAGTTTGACGTTACTGATGAGGATTTCGAAAAGATGTCACATGATGCGTACCATGGGGAGCCACTAATACAACTAATCCGTGAGATTTGTGGGCTACGGGGGGAGAAGGTTGCAATGGCCTACCGCAATATGCAGCGGGTAGAGAGAAATGTGGTGAAGGATGCGAGCGGCAAGTCAAAAACGATGGATATGTATGTTTTCTCACCGGGGCGCCGAAATATAAGCTATAAGCAGCTTTGGGAAACCGTCGAAAATTTTTCTAAAGGTCTCTGTGAAATTGGGCTTCAGGAGCGACAATGCCTTGCTCTGTTTGAAGAGACGCGTTGGGAGTGGTATGCGTCGTTGCTTTCCGCCTGGTGCCACAACATGATTGTGGCAACAGTGTACGCCAATCTGGGTGAGGATGCACTCCGTTACGCGTTAAGGGAAGCTCAATGCGGCTGCATCATCTGTAACGGGAAGAATGTCCCCGTACTCCTTGACAAAGTGAAGTTGAAAGAAATGGGAAATCCAGTGGTTATTTACTTGGATGATTTACCCACTAACGTAGATATTATGGACCTAAGGGTGTACAAATGGTCTACCGTGGTGGAGATGGGTGCGAAGAGCGAAAAGGCTCAGTTAAACATCCCAACTTGTGAAAATTGTGATGATACCGCTCTTATCATGTACACAAGCGGCACTACGGGGGATCCAAAGGGTGTAGTGCACACACACGGAAGCCTTGCTAGTGGCGTCTATGCGCTCAGCATTCGACTGTCCGAAGTATTTGGTGACCCACGAGATGACGAAACGTACTGCTCGTACCTTCCTTTGGCCCACATTATGGAACTGGCTGTGCTGTCAATCCTTATGCTCAGGGGATGCCTCATTGGTTTCGGTTCTCCTCGAACAATTACCAACACTTTTTCTAAACCACACGGTGATTTGGTCGAATATCGACCGTTTGTTCTCTCTGCTGTCCCGCGTGTGTTCGataccattaaaaaaaatgttgagGCAATGCTACCCAGTCCCGGGTCAATAAAGCGTACAGTCTTTGAAAGGGGATATCAGGCCCGTCTCAAGGCTCTGAGGGATGGGAAGGAGACTCCCTACCTCAATGAAAAAGTTTTCAATAAGGTCCGTCAGGCAACAGGTGGGAATGTGCGGCTTTACTTTTCTGGTGGGGCGCCACTGTCTCCAGCTACTCAGGAGTTCATCAACGTGGTACTGGGGACTGTTATTCAGGGTTGGGGCCTAACGGAGACTGTGTGTTGTGGAGGGACTCAGTTCCCAGGCAGCCTCGAGTCCGAAAGTATTGGTCGGATGATCGACACTGTGGAGTTGCGCCTTCTCGACACTCCCGAATATCGGCATACGGATAAACCAGAACCTCGTGGAGAAATTTTGTTGCGCGGGCCATTCCTCTTTAAAGAGTATTACAAACAGAAGGCCCTGACGGAGGAGGTTATTGATTCCGAGGGATGGTTCCACACGGGTGATGTTGGCTGCGTTTCGAAAAACGGTACCTTGCGCATCATTGGTCGCGTGAAGGCCCTTGTAAAGAATTCCAACGGCGAGTATTTGGCTTTGGAGTCCTTGGAGGCCACTTACGGGCAAAACAAGTTGTGCACACCAAAcggcgtgtgtgtgctcgTTCATCCACAGCGCAGTTATATAGCTGCACTGGCCCTCACAACAGAGCAACTTATCATGCCCTTCGCAAAGGAGCATAAAATCCGCGGAACATATCCCGAGATACTCGAAAATGTTGAACTCCGCAAGAAGGTGTGTGAATCATTTCAAGAAACTGGAAGGGCCGCTGGAAAGAAAAGCTTCGAAATTGTGCGGGACGTGCGCCTACTGAGTGATGAATGGACCCCAGAAAATGGGGTTCTAACAGCGGCCGCCAAGTTGAAGAGGCGAATCATTGATGAACGTTACAAAGAACTGATCGAAGAGATATTCCGCAATGATGTTtga
- a CDS encoding 60S ribosomal protein L38: MPREIKNLKEFLAICSRKDVRCVKVKHNPKVTKFKVRCSRYLYTLVMADKKKADKIERSIHPTVKKITVTARSHAKKNTPSK, translated from the coding sequence ATGCCCCGAGAGATCAAGAACCTCAAGGAGTTCCTCGCCATTTGCAGCCGTAAGGACGTCCGCTGTGTGAAGGTTAAGCACAACCCAAAGGTAACCAAATTCAAGGTACGCTGCAGCCGCTACCTTTACACCCTCGTGATGGCTGACAAAAAGAAGGCTGACAAGATCGAGCGGTCCATTCACCCGACTGTGAAGAAGATAACCGTCACTGCTCGCTCCCACGCCAAGAAGAACACACCAAGCAAGTAA